ACGCGGGTCGGGTCGAAGCGGACCTCGACGACTTCGCGGCCGCCGAGATGGCCGGCGCGACTCGAGAGCAGGCCGTCGATCCCGCCGAGGCAGGCTTCGCCGACCCAATAGCAGGCCATCGAGAGGGTGGCGCGCTCGATGCGCGCGGGGGCGAGCTCGTCGCGCAAGGAAGCGACGTAGCGGGGAACGGCCCGCCCAGACGCTTCGAGCGCGTCGATCATGCGTGTCGCCACGGCTTCGTCGGTCCAGACGCGATCGCGGCGGGGAAGGAGGTCGTTTCCCCGAGCGTCGACGAAGCGCACGACCGGGTTGTTCCAGGCGGGCTCCCCGAAGCGGCGGAGCACCTCGCGATCGTGTCCGCCCACGTTGTTCAGGATCGCGAGCGGAACGAACTCGTCTTCGATCGCCTCGACGAGGCGCGGGTGCGAGAGCACTTCGCCGCCGAAGTTCACGCAGGTCGCACAGCCCGGGACCTCCTGGAAGAGGAGGAAGACAGGCTTGCCGGAGTCGGCGCTCGATCGGGCGGCTTCGTCGTAGTTTCGGAGCCAGGCGACCTCTCCGAGCTCTGCCGGCGTTGCGGACCGCTCGGCGTCGACGCGGGTCGCGACGAAGAGCAGTCCGGCGATCACGAGCGCGAATCCGATTCCGATGCGATCGAGCAAAGCGTGTCCTCCAGGGCGGCAGGCAGGTCACCCCCTACTACGCCATCACCCCGAATCGGTTTCGCTCTCTTCGAAAGAGGAGTTGTACGAAGAACGAAGGGCCCGCAGCGCCCCACCCCTGGCACAACGAAGCGCGGCACCACACCGCGTCCAGGTTTTCACCCGACCCGCAGCGCTCCCCATCCGGCGCTCCGCCTCCCCGACTCAGCCCCGCCCAGGCGGTAGAAAGTCGATGAAGATCGGGGAGCTCCACGCCTGCGGCTCGTGCTCGCCAAGGCACAGGTCCTCGGCGCCGCCGTCGCACAGATCCACGCTCGTGCATCGGCCCTCGGCGTCGCGCTCGCAGCGGAGATTGTCGCCGTTGACGGCCGGGGCGGGCGCCTCGTGGGCGCGGACGTAGTAGACCGTATCGCGGCCGAAACGGGCGTACTCGGGATCGGTGAAGGTGACCGCGCAGCCCGCCGGGTCGCCGTCGCACGCGAAGCTCCGCCAGGGGTCCTCGATCAGCGCGTCCACCGGCTCGTCGGGCGCGTTCTGCGGGCGGATCCGGATCACGTCGATCCGGGTGATCGGACGTCGCTCGGCGCCCGGGTTGTAGCACTCGCCCCGGCAGACGTTCTCGAGACGATCGGCGCCCAGGGCGTTCGCTGCGTAGTCGGGGCAGCCCGGGACCTGCTCGAAGGACCCGACCGCGCGCGCCTGGAAGATCGGGCTCTCGTTCATCGAGGTCTCGCCGCCCATCGGGACCGGCCGGCCGCGCGAGTTGGGCGCGTTCAGCAGATCGAACCAGAGCAGCATGCGCGGACCGCTCGTGCCGTAGACCTCGCGGCGCTGGAACGCCTCCCAGATCGCATCGCGGTCGCGTCCCTTCGCGTGAGTCGCGACGAGGCCGCCGGTCTGGAAGAAGGAGGCCTGGCGCTCCATCTCCATGAGCGCGAAACCGACGAGGTCCGTGTTCTCGCGGTCGAACTCGCGGGGCTCGGAGGAGGGCGCTTCTGCCGGCGGCGCGAGGACCGAGGCCATGACGCCCTCCGCGTTGGCGAGGGCGTTGCGCGATTCGGTGAAGCCGACACGAAGGGACTCCTTGTAGCCCGTGCCGGGACGAGCGAAGTGATTGTCGCTCGAGGCCATGAATCCGAAGCGGAAGCGCCGCGGGTCGTTCGGGTCGTCGTCGAAGTTGCCGAGGGCCGTGATGTACTGGGCCGAGCCCTTGTTGCGGTAGTTGAAGGCCGGCTGCGCACAGTCGGGGCACTGCCCGGCGTCGAGCCACTCTTCCGGCTCGGCGCCCTGGATCGCGAGGTGGCCCTGCGGGCCGGCCTCGGCGGACCACGCGCGTGCCTTCGCGGCGCGCTCGGCGCACGCGTCGGCGGCGCTGCCTTCGGCGAGGCAGCGCTCCTCGATGATCTCGCCGGCCCGCCAGCACGTCGGCGTGTAGCCGTTTCGCGGCTCCGGGCAGATCGCCGTACCGTCCTCGGCGAAGAGCATGTCGTCGAAGTCGCTCCACTCCTCGCTGTTGCCGTGGCC
The DNA window shown above is from bacterium and carries:
- a CDS encoding DUF3604 domain-containing protein, which translates into the protein MSRILVLVVVALLAVLFFWFDYVGEGGLGEHEVPGQVTDQARPADAVAATTAAVVSAADEMLVSRPKQILFGDLHVHTTFSFDAFMMSLPLQGGEGAHPPADACDFARFCSALDFWSINDHAESISPTHWGETIDTIRACNDVAGDPANPDTVAFLGWEWTQVGQTPETHYGHKNVVVRGLADDEIPTRPIGSVGTRAMMTDANPFGGAVAGAFLHGMGDERLHDLASFFMERDPLEVCPLGVPVRRLPEDCVEMVETPDLLFEKLDDWGFDSMVIPHGTTWGFYTPPGSDWAKQLEGPMHDEDRQILIEVYSGHGNSEEWSDFDDMLFAEDGTAICPEPRNGYTPTCWRAGEIIEERCLAEGSAADACAERAAKARAWSAEAGPQGHLAIQGAEPEEWLDAGQCPDCAQPAFNYRNKGSAQYITALGNFDDDPNDPRRFRFGFMASSDNHFARPGTGYKESLRVGFTESRNALANAEGVMASVLAPPAEAPSSEPREFDRENTDLVGFALMEMERQASFFQTGGLVATHAKGRDRDAIWEAFQRREVYGTSGPRMLLWFDLLNAPNSRGRPVPMGGETSMNESPIFQARAVGSFEQVPGCPDYAANALGADRLENVCRGECYNPGAERRPITRIDVIRIRPQNAPDEPVDALIEDPWRSFACDGDPAGCAVTFTDPEYARFGRDTVYYVRAHEAPAPAVNGDNLRCERDAEGRCTSVDLCDGGAEDLCLGEHEPQAWSSPIFIDFLPPGRG
- a CDS encoding thioredoxin family protein translates to MLDRIGIGFALVIAGLLFVATRVDAERSATPAELGEVAWLRNYDEAARSSADSGKPVFLLFQEVPGCATCVNFGGEVLSHPRLVEAIEDEFVPLAILNNVGGHDREVLRRFGEPAWNNPVVRFVDARGNDLLPRRDRVWTDEAVATRMIDALEASGRAVPRYVASLRDELAPARIERATLSMACYWVGEACLGGIDGLLSSRAGHLGGREVVEVRFDPTRVSYAQLLRKAFRNGCADGVFAHDDAQLAIAKAIYPGTARRAPGIARDASDRDQLFHLKRFPALAALEATPAERLRLNHAAWKKQDPTPLLSPRQREALN